AAAAAAGAAGCCGACACTTTTTTAAGTATCGGCTTTCTCAAATCCATTGTCGTAAGGTTCAACTGATGGTAAAAGTGCTGATATTCTACTCCATCACTCCACAACTCACCAATCACTCGTTAACCAATGAACGATTTACCGAAGCAGAAGAAGTTTCTTTGTTTCAAAGAACGTCTCCGTTCTTTCCATGCTTTCTGCACGCAGTTGATAGAAATACACTCCGCTCGAAAGCGATGATGCATCGAACTCAATTTCATACTCGCCTGCATCCATCGCGGCTTGGCTCAATAGCGTAGCGACTTCTTGTCCGAGAAGATTAAACACTTTCAATGTAACCAATCCGAAATCCGAAATTCGGAATCCGAAATTCGTCGTCGGGTTGAACGGATTCGGGTAGTTCTGGTACAATTCAAACGAGGTTGGCTCGAACGACATTTCGGTAAATGAATTCAATGCCTCCATCGAAGCGGCGTATGATTTATCAAGGAAGGGAATTGTCTCCAAACCGATCATGCCGGCAAAACGTAATCCCTGTCCCGTTACGACCGAGTCGCCGTTTATGAAAGCAATCGGGGAGTAGAACGCATCGTTCACTTCGTTAAGCAGTGAACGTAACTCTTCCAGTTCAGCGATTCCTGCTGTCGCGTACGTTCCGCCGGGTAAAGGTACCTCAAGATATTTCGTCAACACAGAATCAACACGATTCGCGATTTGTGTCAATGTCATTCCATCCCATTCACTTCCTTCTGAAACATAGACGAGCGAATCCAATCCTTTCGGGGTAATGCCTAACTTGCTCGAATACAAATTCAGTTTAAAGACTGCAAATGCCTGTGCAAGCGGATTCGTGTATGCTTCCGATGTTGGCCGCAGTTCTCGGATAAACCGTTTCTTTTTGCTTGAACCTTCTTTTCGAACCGTGTCGAACGGTGCGTTGTACGCGATGTTTGTGTGTATCGTTTTGTAAAACTTTCCTACATCCGTACCGCGCCCGAAGCGCATCCAGCCGTACCGCATCGCCGCGCTACCGGTTTGCGGTAATCCGAGATAGACTCCTTTTCTTTTATCGTACCGGTAGACAACTGAATCGCGCCAATTAGCAACATTGGGAAGAACAGCAGGTTTGCCTGCCAACACTTTTATTTTGTTCGCCTTTGCCGCGAGCGCTGTATCGACGCTGAACGTGCGGAACTTTACGGTGTCAGCGCCGCGCCCGCTCAGGAAAACTGTATCGGGAGAAGTTATTGCATCGTGTGTGAAGATGAGCGCCGTATTGGTCAATCCGATGGATGTTGGAGTAAACGTAATCGTGAATACCAGACTTCCCGATGAAGCAATGACACCGCTTGCCGGTTCTACAGTAAATTGTCCATCGTTCGAAATAACAGACGAAATACTCAACTCCGCATCACCGAAATTTGATACGGTGACACTGTCGATTGCTGATTCACTCACTAATAATTTACTGAATGAGAGACTTGAGGGAGAGGCATTGAATCCGGGAGAAACGCCTGTCCCGCTTGCTGTTACTAAATGCTGAGAGCCGGGCGAATTGGAAGCGAAGTATATGCTTGAACTCTGAGCGCCGGTTGAAGTCGGCGTGAATGCAACAATAAACAGTTGTGAAGCGGAAGGCGCGAGTGTCGCAGTCGTTGGTGAAATCAGGAACCTCACATTGCTTGTTGAAACATTAGTAATGTTCAAAGTTGCAGTCCCGGTATTTGTCACCGTCAATGTATCGTACGCTGTATGCCCGACAGTTACGTTGCCGAACGAACTCGTAGAGGAATCAATTGAGAATTGCGGCAACGCTCCGGTCCCATCAACGCGAATCGTATCTTTGACCGATATCGAATTACTGGTAAAAATAATATTCCCGGTTTTCGCTCCGCCTGTGGTCGGATAAAACGTGATGTAAAATTTCTTCGATGATAACGAAGCGATAGAACCATTGAGCGGAGTTACGAGGAATTGATTGTTACTCGAACTTACAGACGTAATAGACATCGTTGATGAGCCGAGATTGGTTACAGTAATACTGTCCCGTTTTGTTGTGTTGACATTCACCAATCCAAACGCCAGCGAATCGGGGGTGGCGGAGAAGACAGGGTCAACCGAGCCGACATTAATCATTATATCGTCAAGATAAAGTGATTGTCCATTGTTATCCTGATGCTCAAACGCGAGGAAGGAGGGACCGGTGTAATCATTCAACGAAACAACAAACTGCTTGTAGGTTGTCGAATAAACATTCGGGTCGCCGAGTGTTGTATCGCCGGAGTAACATGCGTACAATGTATTAGTAAAACTTGTAGAGATACTGTCGGTCTGAGAAAGTTTGATATAGAGTGTGTCGGGTTGTCTATCCTGTATAAATTCGCGTCGTACATAAAAACGCACTTCTTTCGTCCCGACATAACCGAGCGAAAACTTTTTCGAGATGAGCATTTTTCTTCCGGTTAATCCGGCGGTTTGATACCGGTTGAACGCAGCAACGCTTCCGCTTCTCGGAGTTACCGATGTTTTTCTCCATCCCGAATCGCCGAGAACGGTTCGCGCTGTCCAACCTGATGGTGGAAATAATGCGCCGTCGAAGTTTTCATAAATTCCCGGAATGTAATTCACGAAATTTTTCCCGCCGTGCGTTGTTCCGTCCGTGATGGTTAACTGATAATTTCCGCTTACCGGAGTCTTTAATGTCCATCCCGGCTGTTGTTCGACTGTAACAGTGAATTGCCCGTCTTTGATGTTTGCGAAAACATAGTTCCCGCTGGCATCGGTTGTTGCAGTTGCTGTACTGTCGCCGGTGAGATTGATTGTCCAATTGCTCAGTGCAACATCGCCCGCGTCATTTGTTCCGTTATTGTTTGCATCGAAGAAGGCAGTGCCGTAAATGCTACCCGTTCCCGAACCCATCGAGGTTTCCCAAAAACCTCTTCCGTATGTTGCTGCACGGAGTTTGTTCGAAGCAGTATGGAATTCCAATTCGTTCACTACAACATTCGGCAAACCGAGTGAGAAGGGTGACCATGAAGTCCCGCCGTTCGTTGTGCTATAGACGCCCACATCTGTTCCGACAAACATATTATCAGTAGATGTCGGATGAATCACGATGCAATTTGTAGGAATGCTCGGCAATCCGGAAGAGATACTTGTCCATGAACTTCCTCCGTTGGTTGTTTTATAGACTTTCGAACTTCCATAACCGGAGATTGTAACAAACGCAATATCTTTATTATTGGGGTGAACAGCGATATATGTTTTTGATGCGGATGGGAGTCCACTCGTAATATTTGTCCACGAACTTCCACCGTTCGTTGTTCGGTAAATCCATGAATAATCTCCGGCGTAGATGGTGTTCGTATCGGACTTTGCAATAGCTATTGAGGCAAGTGTTCCTCCGCTTAATGCTCCGCTGATAGCGGCCCAGTTGGTTCCGCGATTAGTTGATTTATATACTTTCGTCGTTCCGACATAAATTGATTTCGGGTTGATAGGATTGATAATGTACGGAGTAACCCAACCACCGCTTTCTCCAAGCCCGCCTGAAATATATGAAAAGGAATTACCTCCGTTTGTCGTCCGGTAAATATCTCCGTAGTACAATTCTGCGTAACCGATATTCTCGTCGGAGTAATCAATCAGAGATTCCATTCCATCGCCGCCGAGAATTTGTTCCCACGCGCCGTTTAGCACACGATTTGTTCCGTTATCTTGTGTACCACCGAAAATTCTGTTCACGTTTGTTTGTGAAACGCCGAGACGATAAAATTGTGTGATGGCAAGTCCACTACTGATATCGCTCCATGATGAACCGCTGTTCGTTGATTTGAACACGCCGCCATCGTTGCCGACAAACAATGTTGCATTGTTGGTCGGGTGAAATGTCATCCCGTGTTGGTCTGCATGTATATACGGATACCCTGCGCCGGAATACCAATGTGTAATTTTTGTCCACGAAGTTCCACTCGTTGTTGATTTATACATGTTCACGCCACCAACATACACCACTGCCGCATTTGTCGGGTCAACATCAAGCACTAAATCATACCAGCCCTGTCCGTCGCTTCCTGTTCCGTCCCACGAAAGGATATTCGGCGTGTTTGATTGTAACGACCAACTTGCACCCGCGTTTGTTGTCTTATACAAACCATAAAATCCATCTGTTGCATTCACATACAAAGCATACACTGTTGAAGGAGAAGAAGCCGCAACGGCAATCCCGATTCTTCCGGGAGGACTTGCAGGCAACCCGACGCCGGATAACAGAGAAAAAGTTGCGCCGCCATCTATTGATTTGTAAACACCGGAATTGTTTTTCGTTGCATACCAAACTGTCGGGTCAGTTTTATTCACTTCAAGGTCACGAGAGGTTCCCGATGAAACCAACGACCAGTTCGTACCAGCATTCGTTGTCCTGTAGATTCCACTGTTCGTTGTTGCAAGTAAAATGTTTGAATTGGTTGGATGAGCAACGAGAGCCCGAATTGTTGCTGTTGATGATGTCGAGTAATTCAATCCTGTCGTTGACCATGTAGTTCCACCATCAACCGATTTCAACACACCGATGCTGTACGTATCACCCGCATCCGCATCGCCGGTTGCCATATACATAATGTTCGAATCGTTCGGGTCGAACACGATAGCCGTGACGCCAAGCGAAGCGAGTGCATCAGTGTTTGATGTCCACGTTGTGCCGCCGTTTGTTGATTTCCACAATCCACCGGAGGCAGAACCGGCAAATATCATATTCGTGTTTGACGGATTTACGGCGACGCAATTCACGCGTCCCGCGCCACCGCCGCTCGATGGAACTACCGATGGACCGATAAGTGTCCATCCAGCCGCGTTCACATCTTGTGATGAATATTGAGCACTATACTCCTTCATTCTTTGATAAAGAATATCGGAGGCGGGTAAATCACCGTTTTCGTCAACACGTTGTTGCCAGAACCACTCCCACCGTTTGAACTGTTTCCAGCCTTTTCCTTTTGCTTTGGTATCTTTTCCTTCCCAGTATTGATTGAATGCTTGTTGAAGTGAATAAAGATTCCGTTCGTTCGTTCCCGGTTTTTCTTTCCATGCCTGTGCATGGACAAATGTGAAAACGAGAAAAAGGGTGGCTATAAGGTTGAATAATATTTTACGCTGCATGAAGTACTATAATAATTGACAATGAGATAGTGCTAATCTACAAAAAAGAAATGGAATTAATTGTGACAGTTGTTGTCTCAATTATTCTTTTACCTTGATAGTAAATCAAAAAGAAAAATGAGTGTATCCGGATTGTTGGGCGACAAAAAGAATAGCAACATAACCATCAGTATCCGAAAATTAATTGTAGGGTAGTTCCAAAAACTTCAATAAAATGTTTAACCGCAAAGCACACAAAGAATACGCAAAGTGGCGCAAAGAAAATAGGGTTTTTGGAACTACCCTGTATCCTATGTTTGACACACTATAAAAAAAAGAGACTGTCAATTGATAAGAATATTAATTGACAGTCTCTTTTGTGCTGTAAAAAAAAGATTACTTCTTGCCGACTTTCTCTTCCCGCAGAACCTTCTTCGCAAAGTAAAACACCATGAACGCGACGATAACAAAATCAATCAAAGCGCCGAAAAAAGGACCGAGGAGAAAATGGAATGGACCAATATCAAGCGTGGCGGTTCTCCATGCACCGCCGGGAATAAAGAAGGTCACAAACGGCATCAGGAGTCCGTCAACTGTTGATGTAATTAAGGAGTTCAGTTTGCCACCGATAATAACTGCAATTGCAAGACCGACAACGCCGTACTGTTTTAAAAAATCAATAAATTCTTTGAGCATGTGAATATTCCTTGTGATGAGATGTTAGAAAAATGTGTAACTTAAACCCAGAGCAATCGTTTCTTTGAATTGTGTGCGTGGCGAGACTTTCTTGTCGTTGAGCAGTTGAAGATTGAGGTTCGCACTTATGTATTTACTTACCTTTGCGGTAATAGAATTATCCGCTCGTAAGACAGTTTCATCGAACGATTTCAAGGGGGAGAAGAATTCTATCTTTGAAGTGAAAAGAAGATTCTCTTCTAATTGCCATGAAATATCCGTAACCAATTCAAGTCCACCCTCAATTCGAGTTTTTTCAATCTCGGTTGTTGTTGTCGGATCGTCAGAGTATTGATTGTAATTTGATGTAATAATTTCTCTGAGCGCTACACCAAATCGAGTTTTGAGTTCGGTGATAGGTTGGTAACCAACGCCAAAACTTTGCGTTAGGTAGCCGGGGTCGAAAAATTGAGAGACTAACGAATCACTTCCCATGTTATCGTAGATATACCCGGGAGCGAATTGTGATTTTACCGTTGTCGCGCCATAGGGATTAATAAACGTTCCAAGTTTATACGTAACGATGGATTCGAAATCAATTTTATCTTCTGTTTTTCGAATGCCCTGAGACCCAAGTCTTGTTTGGCCGAACGCTAATTTATAGGTGTTTGCCCAAACAATTTCATCTCCTTCACGGGAAGATTTTCCATCAATAACTATAGTCCACGCGAGAGCGTTTTCCCCGCCTTGAGCCCAATCCGTGAGCGCTACTTGCGTCAAATTCAAACCCGAAACGAGACTGTGTTTCCATTTTGTTGTTTGAACACTATCTGTTTGTGCGACAACGATAGTTGTGAGAAATAAGAAAAAAAATAATGAGATAACCTTCATGCTTTGTTCCTAAAAAAATGTGGTTAGAGTTGAAATAAAAAGGAGAGTGCCTGTGCGGAAGGCACAGGCACTCGAAATGAAAAGTTATTTTGTGCGGAAGAATTCTATGCGGCGATTTTTCTGCCGACCTTCATCCGTTTTGTTGTCTGCTATTGGATTCTTTGAACCGAATCCTTTTGTTGTAATGCGGTTTGCCGAAATTCCTTTGTTGACCAAGTATGCCTTTACAGATTCCGCGCGTTCTTCGGAAAGTTTCATGTTCTTGGTTCTGCTTCCGACATTATCTGTGTGTCCCTGGATTTCAACTTCGAGTTCAGGATTTTCCATGAATGTGTTGTACGCTTTCTCCAGTGCTTTTTCAGACTCAGGGGAAATATCAGCGCTCGCTGTTTGGAAAATTATTCCTTCTAACACGAGGTTTTGTCCTTTTTCAATTTTGATGGTCTCTTTTGGAATATCATCCTTTGCCTCCAACGGATTCGTTCCTCGTCCTACTTCCGTACCGTCGTTCACAGTTCCGTTGTCCGAATCAGCGACGAGCGGATTTGTGTTATGCTTCGATAATTCATCGTTATCTGAAAGTCCGTCAGCATCGCTATCGGCTTTTTTCGGATTTGTTTTATGTTTGTTGAGTTCGTCACCATCATTCAATCCATCCCCATCGGTATCTGCTTTTGTCGGTTCGGTATTGTGTTTTGAAATTTCATCAGCATCGTTTAATCCATCTTCATCCGAATCCGCTTTGTTCGGATTGGTGGAATACTTCTTCGCTTCGTCCGCATCAGATAAAATATCGTTATCCGTATCTGCTTTCTTCGGGTCTGTCTGATAGTTATTGACTTCTTCACCGTCTTTCAAACCATCACCATCGGTGTCGGGATTTCTTTTGTCTGTACCTAATTCTTTTTCCTGGTCGTTCGTTAAACCGTCGCCATCTGCGTCTGCAGAACCGCTTTCAATTGTAGTCATCAAACCGAGGAGAAAGCCAAGGTAGTTATCGTTTTTAGAATCTGTTTCCGTTACATCGAAATTGTCTGTTGAAGTTAAATTATATCCGACGTTCGCATCGAACGCTACGTTATCCGTGATGTAATAAACCAACCCTACACCGAATGGTAAGTTGCCTGCCCACCCATCGGTTTTTCTGTTTTTATCAGCATTGTTCGGAACTTCATCAACTACGTATCGAGTTGTTCCATACCCTGCATATGCATACGGATACCAACGTTCAAAATCAAGCGGGTGAACAAGGAGTCGGGCATCAATCGGCATGAGAAATGTGCTGAATTCACTGCCGGAGATTCTTCCCATCCCGCCGCCAAGTTCAAGATGAAATTGCGGGGATAGTCCGTAGCGGAGGAATGTTCTTCCTTGGAATCGTAACTCCTCCTCAAATTCTGTGGAGCCATAAATTCCACCGTAATCAAGTCCGGCGCTCAATCCCGATTTCTCAATTTGGGCGATGAGTGGAATAGTCGTTAATAAAAAAAATACTGAAAGAAGAGTAAAATATTTAGTCATGTTCAAATTACCTGTGTAATTATATTGTGATTGAAAAGTGAAAATCGCTTAACCAATGAATATTCATCAAAATTAGAAGTTTTCAGTCAATGGTAAACAGGAAAACCTGCGTAATTTACAATTCCGAAACTAAATAAAGAAATAAAAACATCTCTCCCGGCAAATTTTTTTTTGACTGAATTTGAGCTTTGAACATGGCAGGAAAAGATGAATACGATGGTAAGATAACCCTACACAGAGAGCCTTCGGCTGGTACGAAGGCTCTCTATGATTCTCAAGCACCAATCCACACAGTTGGTGCGTGAGTTCCCCAACACTTGACTATCTAAGCGACTTCAGGTAACGCGTAGATTTTTGGTCCCATAATATTGTTGTTCACTGCTTCTGCATCGAATCGATTTAGTTTATGAATAACCTGTGTCACGCGTTCCATACTTGTAAGAATACGTTGAGTTAAATCTTTATAATCATCCGTTCGAAGTGGATGCGATGAGTTAATGATGTCAGAGCAAAGTTTGATGATAGCCAACGGATTATTTAATTCGTGGTCAATCGTGTGAATGATTGTTTGAATTGCATCAAGTCGTTGTGCGCTTATTTCAAGTTCCGAATTTTTTAAACGAAACTCTTTTTTCTGAGAGACCGAAACAATGGTTTTTTCCAACATATACGGTGATAACAAATCCGATTTAGAGATGTAATCATCGGCTCCGGCTTTCAATAAATCAACGGCAATCTTGTATTCCTTGTTTTCAGAAATACAGATGATGCCGGATGTGATTTTTTTTCTGTCTAATTGTTTGAGAAACATTTCACCGTTCATGCCGGGGAGGAAATAATCAAGCAAAATAAAATCAAACGTATGCTCTTCAAGCAGAGCAAGACCTGCTTCAGCCGAAGCGGCAAACATGATTTCGAAATGAAATCGTTCTGAATTTCGAAGTTGAAATTCTAAGAACCGTCGAAACGTTGGTTCATCTTCAACAATAAGGACCGCGTATGATGATATTGGCATGTGTTTACTTTTTATTTTATTAAAAACAGTGCAACATGTAAAATGACAATTTCAATGCCATAGAAAATCGTTGAATATGCTCTGATTTTAATGGCTTGCATTCTGGTTTTGTATCGATATGAGATACCTGCTCAAAGTGAGACTTTTTCTTGTATTTTGTCACAATGTTCTGCATATTCATTTCAAAAAAAAATGAATAAACGATTAGTCTATATTGTTGAAGATGACCCGACTCTTCGTCGTCTTTTAGAAAGAGTTGTGACGGAAAACTGGGGTTTTGAAGCGCAGACGTATCCTGATGGAATCTCTTTCTTGGAGAATCTCCATGAAATGCCGGATATAGTTTTGTTAGATATTATGATGCCAGGAAAAAGCGGGGTTGAAGTTCTCGCCGAAGTGAAGGTACAATATCCTGAACTTCCGATAATTATGATTTCTGCACAGGAGAATGTTGGTGTTGCACTCGAAACATTAAAGCGCGGCGCGAGCGATTACATTTGTAAACCGATTGACATGCCGCGTCTTGAAGCATCTATCAAGAATGCAATTCAGACACACGACCTGACGCGCGAAGTTTCTCGTCTCCGTCAAACAATTGAAAAAGTTTTGCATTTTGATAACATTATTTCCAGCGATGGAAAGATGCAAGATGTTTTCAAATTTGTTCACAAAGTAAAAGACACGACGGTCTCTGTACTCATTCAGGGAGAAAGCGGCACAGGGAAAGAACTTATTGCCAGAGCGATTCACTTCAACGGTAACAGAAAAAATAAACCGTTTGTCGTTGTCAACTGTGCTTCTATTCCGAAAGATTTATTGGAGAGCGAATTGTTCGGTCATGAACGGGGCGCGTTCACCGGTGCAGTAAATAGAAAACTTGGAAAGTTTGAATTAGCAGATAATGGCACTCTTTTCCTCGATGAGATTGGTGAACTGGATATGAGTTTGCAAGCAAAATTATTGCGCGTACTTCAAATGAAAGAATTTGAACGCGTAGGAGGAACGGCTGTCTTGAAATCCGATGTGCGGGTTATTTCTGCAACGAACAAGGATTTGCATGAGGCAGTTCAGCAAAAAGAATTTCGCGAGGATTTATATTTCAGGTTGGCTTCATTCCCGATTTTTTTACCGGCGTTGCGGGAGCGGCGTTCAGACATTCTTGTACTTGCAGAACATTTTCTCAAGCGAGCGGTCAAAGAACATGGAAAAAATGAACTGACATATTCGAGGGATGCCTTGAAACTGATGTATGATTATCCATGGCCCGGAAATGTTCGCGAACTTGAACATGCGATTGAACGTGCGGTTATTTTGGCTGATAATGAACTTATTACTGAAAAGGAATTGCCCATGGCAGTGCAGGCTCTCGCGCAAAGTGAATATCAGCAAACGAGAAGCGGTACGTTATTCGGTGATGGGAAAATGATTGTTCCGTTTGAAAAAATCAAGGAGGAAGCAATTCGTCATGCCTTGAAAATTACCGATGGGAATTTGGTTGAAGCATCCCGAAAATTAAAATTAGGTCGTGCAACACTCTATCGTTTAGTGAAACGATATAATATCGAAGTATGATAAAACAGAGGTCAGGTTGATTGTGTTAGTTTTTCGGTGGAGCGAATCTTCTGAAGTTCGTTGCAAGAGGCATCAAATATTGTAACCAAATCATTCAGGCGGTATTCGATTTTTTCCCATTCATTTGCGCTGAGAAGTTCTTCTATCTCTTTGCAAATTTTTCCGACTTGTACCGCACCTAAGTTTTGACTACTTCCCTTCAACGTGTGAACAGCATGTTTCAGTAACTTTGCATCTCTTCCTTCAAATGCAGTTCTCGCGTCCAGAATACGTGCCGGGGAGTGTTCTAAATATAAATCAATCAATTCATTCAGGAGAGAAGGTTTTCCCGCCGGTTGCATCGAGCGGAACATGGCGACGGTGTTTTGGTCAATCATATGTTGCGGTAATTTCTGTGTTGGTGGTTTCGGGATACTTTTTTTCTCTACAAGAACATTTCCCCATTTTTGTAACGATTGTTGCATCGCATCAAGCCGGACAGGTTTGGTGAGAAAATCATCCATACCGGCGGCAAGACATTTTTCACGGTCACTGACGGTTGCATACGCTGTCACTGCAATGATTTTCGGTCGTTTTTCTTTCGGTAGGAGAGCGTGAATAGCACGCGTTGTTTCAAACCCATTCATCTCCGGCATTTCAACATCCATAAAAATCAGGTCGTACGATTTATCCTTCATCCGAGTCAGAACTTCTTTGCCGGTTGAAGCAATGTCGGCAGTGAAACCAAGCGTTCCGAGTAAATGTTGAGTCACTTTTTGATTGACGGGACTATCTTCCGCGACAAGAATGTTCAGCGAATACGTTTTCCCGATTTGCGGAACCGATACAGTTTGTTCTCTCTTCAACGATACAGATTCTTTTCCGGTGAGAACAGTGTAGAGAGTTTCAAAGAGATTCGATTGTTTCACCGGTTTCGAAAGAATACCGGAGAGTGTTTCGGAAGAAGAGAGTAATTTTTCTCTCTCCTGTACATTCGCACCTATTGCAATAATCGGAAGGGTGATTTTCTCGTACGTTTTCCTGATTTCGTCAATCAATGGGATTCCTGCATCGGTTCGAATATTTGTGTTGACGAGAGCAACTGCAATTTTCATGTGGCGATTCAGGATTTCCAGCGCTTCGATCGCTGTTTCAACCGTTTTGGGAATCAATCCCCATTGTTTGCATAATTGGTCGAGCATCAAACGACTTGTCGTTGTTTCATCGACCAGAAGAATTTTTTTATGCAGAAACTCCGGGAGATTTCGTTTCATATACGGTTTCATTTGAACAGAATCCTTCGGAACTTCCTTGACAGAAATGGTAAACGTGAAGGTTGAACCTTTTCCCACGGTGCTTTGTACGGAAGTTGTTCCTCCCATGACCTGAGTAAGCCGTGAACAGATTGCCAAACCAAGTCCGGTTCCGCTGTAGCGACGCGTTGCAGAAGAATCTACTTGCGTAAACGGTTGGAAGAGTAACGGTATTTTTTCTTCCGGGATTCCAATACCGGTATCGTTGATATCAAATTGAATTTGTGTGTGTGAATCCGAGTAGGATTTGACTTTGATTAATACTGTAATCTCACCTTCGTTTGTGAACTTGATGGCGTTATTGACAAGGTTGATAAGAATCTGACGAAGCCGATGCCTGTCGGAAAAAATAAATTGGGGAACATTGTTTTGTGCAAGATACGAAAGTTCAATATCCTTCTCGCTTGCTTTCGTCGAGAGTAAATCAAACACTTCCTCGATGCATGCTTTCAACTCGAACGGTTCTTCGAGTAAATCAATCTTGCCCGATTCAATTTTTGAAAAATCTAAAATATCATTGATGACCGTAAGGAGCGCATCGCCGCTGACGCGAATCGTGTCAACATATTCTCGTTGTTGTTCATTGAGAGCGCTTTGCATCAGCAAGTCCGTCATTCCAATAACGCCATTCATCGGTGTCCGGATTTCGTGGCTCATCGTAGCGAGAAATTCCGATTTCGCGCGCGTGGCAGATTCGGCATGTTCTTTCGCTTTCACCAACTCAATTTCAATCTTTTTCCTGAATGAAATTTGAGTTTCCAATTCATCGTTTGTTGTTTCCAGTTCGACGGTTCTCTGGCGGACGCGTTGCTCCAAATTTTCATTGATGCGTTTGATTTCTTCTTCCGCCTTTTTTCTGACAAGGACTTCGGCTTCTAAGGCTGTGTTCGTGGATTCCAATTCTTTTGTTTTTTTGAGAATCGAATCACGCTGATTGCTTAATTCAGCAGACATCGTGTTGAACGCCGATGAAAGTTCGCCTATTTCGTCTCTCGACGAAATTGCTAATTCTTTTCC
The genomic region above belongs to Ignavibacteriota bacterium and contains:
- a CDS encoding sigma-54-dependent Fis family transcriptional regulator; the protein is MNKRLVYIVEDDPTLRRLLERVVTENWGFEAQTYPDGISFLENLHEMPDIVLLDIMMPGKSGVEVLAEVKVQYPELPIIMISAQENVGVALETLKRGASDYICKPIDMPRLEASIKNAIQTHDLTREVSRLRQTIEKVLHFDNIISSDGKMQDVFKFVHKVKDTTVSVLIQGESGTGKELIARAIHFNGNRKNKPFVVVNCASIPKDLLESELFGHERGAFTGAVNRKLGKFELADNGTLFLDEIGELDMSLQAKLLRVLQMKEFERVGGTAVLKSDVRVISATNKDLHEAVQQKEFREDLYFRLASFPIFLPALRERRSDILVLAEHFLKRAVKEHGKNELTYSRDALKLMYDYPWPGNVRELEHAIERAVILADNELITEKELPMAVQALAQSEYQQTRSGTLFGDGKMIVPFEKIKEEAIRHALKITDGNLVEASRKLKLGRATLYRLVKRYNIEV
- a CDS encoding response regulator; protein product: MIKFKLAYKTSLTLILVTIIPLIFVGLLVLEINQTAMTILTKEYFLGISDDVLRSVHGYVNNGTTTLRSITRLLGDPFKESTEKLQLVESIIQTSSGVQFVAFYDEKGNYLDLLRPAQYRIPTNVPRQFPFERLPKTDVGIGSTFLSKEDGIVYIELMATWISKDKLAHERLQGYLLTYLPLEELSGLVFDISRRRFTGQPDQVYIVNGRGEIIAHANPLFVQEQFSIAKSKLFENGGSQELGTMILKNVAFSKEYINKEEKHMLASFTPMPDLQMGIIVEQPVEQAFVSVYSMREKIIMFVGFSLLGAALVGLFVSRGLTLPIKKLSLAAREIASGSFGKELAISSRDEIGELSSAFNTMSAELSNQRDSILKKTKELESTNTALEAEVLVRKKAEEEIKRINENLEQRVRQRTVELETTNDELETQISFRKKIEIELVKAKEHAESATRAKSEFLATMSHEIRTPMNGVIGMTDLLMQSALNEQQREYVDTIRVSGDALLTVINDILDFSKIESGKIDLLEEPFELKACIEEVFDLLSTKASEKDIELSYLAQNNVPQFIFSDRHRLRQILINLVNNAIKFTNEGEITVLIKVKSYSDSHTQIQFDINDTGIGIPEEKIPLLFQPFTQVDSSATRRYSGTGLGLAICSRLTQVMGGTTSVQSTVGKGSTFTFTISVKEVPKDSVQMKPYMKRNLPEFLHKKILLVDETTTSRLMLDQLCKQWGLIPKTVETAIEALEILNRHMKIAVALVNTNIRTDAGIPLIDEIRKTYEKITLPIIAIGANVQEREKLLSSSETLSGILSKPVKQSNLFETLYTVLTGKESVSLKREQTVSVPQIGKTYSLNILVAEDSPVNQKVTQHLLGTLGFTADIASTGKEVLTRMKDKSYDLIFMDVEMPEMNGFETTRAIHALLPKEKRPKIIAVTAYATVSDREKCLAAGMDDFLTKPVRLDAMQQSLQKWGNVLVEKKSIPKPPTQKLPQHMIDQNTVAMFRSMQPAGKPSLLNELIDLYLEHSPARILDARTAFEGRDAKLLKHAVHTLKGSSQNLGAVQVGKICKEIEELLSANEWEKIEYRLNDLVTIFDASCNELQKIRSTEKLTQST